The genomic segment TGGACTTCTTTCGCAACGTGTCATTAAAGATCAAACTGCTCGGTATCTACTTCATGGGTCTAGTACTTCTCGGCGTTGTGGGCTACGGTTTCTTCATCTATCTGGAGATCGACAATTATCTTCGTGATAAAGAGATCTTCGACAAACAGGCCCAGTATTTCCAGGAAAAATCCTTCAACCATATGAAATACACCATGGATCTCCACGGTATCCTTACCAAGCTTTATACCTCCGCAGGGGAGGAACAGCTCGGGAGGGAGGACATAATAAGGGAGTTCGTAAACAACGTACTCCTGTTTAATGATAACCAGTACGCCTTCGCACTTTACGACTTCAGCGGCGATCTTATCTCCAGCAGCGGAAGTGAGTTTGAAACACTGATGAATTTCAGTCCGGGTAATAGGGCAAAGATCGTCCATCTCATTAAACAGGCCTATGAAACAAGGATCCACGGCTCCTATATAGACTTTGCCGCAAAGGATGAGCCAAGGGGCTACTTTGTGAACACCATGTACTTCGAGCCCCTTAACTACTACATCATGAGCCTCGATAAAACCGAAGCGGCTGAAAAGAATATAAACAGCATCCTTAAACGTAAGAGGATGGAGATCATCAAAGCTGTGGGATTCAGTTTTCTTCTGGGTCTTGTGGCAACAATAATCGTAATCGGCTTCCTCTTCACCTATCTGAGGGGGATGACCAAAAACATAAACAGTATAACCGAAAGTATAGACGCCCTTGCCGCCTCCGGCGAAACGGATATGAAGCTAAAAGCGGGCAACAAGGACGAGATAGGCCGCATGATAGAGGCCTTCAACAACTACCTCCAGAAGCGGATAAATATGGAGCGTTTTAAACAGCTCATTGAAGAGGATCAGAATATTGTTGAGGTTTATACAAGGATATTCACATTGCTTGACACCTTCGGCATCAAAAACTTCGCCATATATGAGGTGGACGATGCCAAGAACAGGATCAACTACCTCAACCATGAGATCTGCGGCGATTCCTGCACTCTGGAGCCGATGCCCTGCGCTTCGGATATTCTGATTCACGCCGATGAGTGCAGGGCGAAACGCCTTGCCCAAACTGTTATGGGCGAACCGGAGTACCGCTCCTGTCCCAAGTTTCTCGGTTACGACGAAGGGCGCAAGCATATGTGTATACCC from the Limisalsivibrio acetivorans genome contains:
- a CDS encoding diguanylate cyclase; protein product: MDFFRNVSLKIKLLGIYFMGLVLLGVVGYGFFIYLEIDNYLRDKEIFDKQAQYFQEKSFNHMKYTMDLHGILTKLYTSAGEEQLGREDIIREFVNNVLLFNDNQYAFALYDFSGDLISSSGSEFETLMNFSPGNRAKIVHLIKQAYETRIHGSYIDFAAKDEPRGYFVNTMYFEPLNYYIMSLDKTEAAEKNINSILKRKRMEIIKAVGFSFLLGLVATIIVIGFLFTYLRGMTKNINSITESIDALAASGETDMKLKAGNKDEIGRMIEAFNNYLQKRINMERFKQLIEEDQNIVEVYTRIFTLLDTFGIKNFAIYEVDDAKNRINYLNHEICGDSCTLEPMPCASDILIHADECRAKRLAQTVMGEPEYRSCPKFLGYDEGRKHMCIPIIIGGTAGEVVHITIKPEKEEEFKNKLPVLQEYLRNASPVIESKKLLKNLRETTLKDPLTGLNNRRFLEEYTEFLIAENRRKNTNIGILMCDLDYFKKVNDVHGHEVGDKVLQMLSAVLKSSVRASDIVVRYGGEEFLVIIKEAGDDEAVITVAEKIRENMQNYEMKISPSVTIKKTLSIGISIFPRDTENFWQAIKFADISLYKAKEEGRNRVIRFRQEFWDDHGEDY